One genomic segment of Vibrio sp. SCSIO 43136 includes these proteins:
- a CDS encoding ABC transporter ATP-binding protein yields MTQEQSIAIELKNIDKRFGAVHANRDIDLRVPSGTIHGIIGENGAGKSTLMSIIYGFYHADHGEMTVNGQAYKPANSQEAISAGIGMVHQHFMLVETFTVLENIILGAEDGWKLTESIGKARNKLKALADDYGLEVPLDAIVGELPVGLQQRVEILKALYRGAKILILDEPTGVLTPQEADHLFRILDKLRSQGTTIMIITHKLREVLAITDNISVMRQGAMVEHVVTAQTDKESLAELMVGRKVRLKVDKSEASPKQELIKVDNLQYFDDSGVERVKSVSFGVRQGEVVGIAGVSGNGQSEILGLLSGILQPFSGQIELNGHKIDNTTTLDPRQVRAIGVGHIPEDRHKQGLINKFEAQEAYILGYHHLPDYNKGMLQDKAAIKLSCQQSMDKWDVRPNDTTLKTANFSGGNQQKLVIAREMEQNPDVLLVGQPTRGVDIGAIEYIHQQIIAARDEDKAVLLVSVELDEILSLSDRIIVVFDGAIVGEVSAKDADEKTLGLMMANILPDHLKATNSDIQSAQGGEQ; encoded by the coding sequence GTGACACAAGAACAATCTATTGCCATTGAACTCAAAAATATCGATAAGCGTTTCGGTGCGGTCCACGCAAACCGAGATATCGATCTGCGAGTTCCTTCAGGCACGATTCACGGCATAATTGGGGAAAATGGTGCGGGTAAATCAACCCTCATGAGCATCATTTATGGCTTTTACCACGCAGACCACGGCGAAATGACGGTAAACGGCCAAGCCTACAAACCCGCCAATTCACAAGAAGCGATCAGCGCAGGCATCGGCATGGTTCACCAACACTTTATGTTGGTAGAAACCTTTACCGTGCTTGAGAACATCATCCTCGGTGCTGAAGACGGCTGGAAACTGACAGAGAGTATCGGCAAAGCACGCAATAAACTGAAAGCACTGGCTGATGATTATGGTCTCGAAGTGCCGCTAGACGCTATAGTAGGTGAGTTGCCCGTCGGTCTTCAGCAGCGAGTTGAAATTCTAAAAGCACTCTACCGAGGTGCTAAGATTTTGATCCTCGATGAGCCAACAGGCGTGCTAACACCACAAGAAGCGGATCACCTCTTTCGCATCTTGGATAAACTGCGCTCCCAAGGCACCACAATAATGATCATTACTCACAAGCTACGTGAAGTACTTGCGATCACTGACAACATCTCAGTGATGCGTCAGGGTGCAATGGTGGAACACGTGGTGACAGCGCAGACGGACAAGGAATCTCTAGCTGAGCTGATGGTTGGTCGTAAAGTACGCCTGAAAGTAGACAAGTCTGAAGCATCTCCAAAGCAAGAACTGATTAAAGTGGATAACCTACAGTACTTTGATGACTCAGGTGTTGAACGAGTCAAAAGCGTTAGCTTCGGGGTACGACAAGGCGAGGTTGTCGGCATTGCAGGCGTGTCTGGTAATGGTCAATCAGAGATCCTCGGACTGCTATCTGGGATTTTACAGCCCTTCTCAGGCCAGATAGAGCTCAATGGTCACAAGATAGATAACACGACCACCTTAGACCCTCGCCAAGTGCGAGCTATCGGTGTGGGCCATATACCTGAAGATCGCCATAAACAAGGACTTATCAATAAGTTTGAAGCGCAAGAAGCATATATCCTTGGTTATCATCACCTCCCTGACTACAACAAAGGGATGCTGCAAGATAAAGCGGCGATAAAGCTTAGCTGCCAACAAAGCATGGATAAGTGGGATGTTCGCCCTAACGATACGACGCTCAAGACCGCAAACTTTTCTGGGGGTAACCAGCAAAAACTGGTGATCGCTCGTGAAATGGAGCAAAACCCAGATGTACTGCTCGTCGGTCAGCCAACCCGCGGTGTTGACATTGGTGCTATCGAGTATATCCACCAGCAAATCATCGCAGCTCGCGACGAAGATAAAGCGGTGCTGTTGGTATCGGTTGAACTTGATGAAATCTTGTCTCTGTCTGATCGCATAATAGTAGTGTTTGACGGAGCTATCGTTGGTGAAGTGTCGGCCAAAGATGCGGATGAAAAAACGCTAGGGTTGATGATGGCAAATATCCTGCCTGACCATTTAAAAGCAACCAATAGCGATATCCAAAGCGCACAAGGAGGCGAGCAATGA
- the deoA gene encoding thymidine phosphorylase, translated as MYLPQEIIRKKRDGEVLTNEEINFFIQGVAKNTVSEGQIAAFAMAIFFNEMTMPERIALTCAMRDSGMVIDWAEQNFGGPIVDKHSTGGVGDVTSLMLGPMVAACGGFVPMISGRGLGHTGGTLDKLESIPGYDITPTNEVFGQVTKDAGVAIIGQTGDLAPADKRVYATRDITATVDNISLITASILSKKLAAGLESLVMDVKVGSGAFMPTYEASEELAKSIVAVANGAGTKTTAILTDMNQVLASSAGNALEVREAVRFLTGEYRNPRLLEVTMASCAEMLVLGKLASDTEDAQARLMEVLDNGKAAECFGRMVSGLGGPEDFVQNYDNYLEKAEVIKPVYADSEGVVSAMDTRAIGMAVVGMGGGRRVATDTIDYAVGFDGFIRLGQTADQATPLAIIHARSEEQWQEAANALREAITVGGTYTPTPNVYRQIRAEDV; from the coding sequence ATGTATTTACCACAAGAAATTATTCGTAAAAAACGTGATGGCGAAGTACTGACGAATGAAGAGATCAACTTCTTCATTCAAGGCGTTGCCAAAAATACAGTCTCTGAAGGCCAGATCGCAGCGTTTGCGATGGCTATTTTTTTCAATGAAATGACCATGCCAGAACGCATTGCTCTGACTTGTGCAATGCGAGATTCCGGCATGGTAATTGATTGGGCCGAGCAAAACTTTGGCGGTCCAATTGTAGATAAACACTCTACTGGTGGAGTCGGGGATGTGACCTCGCTGATGCTTGGCCCTATGGTGGCCGCGTGCGGTGGTTTCGTTCCAATGATCTCTGGCCGTGGTTTAGGCCACACGGGTGGCACGCTGGATAAGCTTGAGTCGATTCCGGGCTATGATATTACCCCTACCAATGAAGTATTTGGTCAAGTGACCAAGGATGCTGGGGTGGCAATCATAGGTCAGACGGGTGACCTAGCCCCTGCGGACAAACGTGTTTACGCTACTCGTGATATCACAGCGACTGTCGATAATATTTCTCTCATTACCGCATCTATCCTTTCAAAGAAATTGGCTGCAGGCCTTGAATCTTTAGTGATGGATGTGAAGGTGGGTAGTGGTGCATTTATGCCAACTTATGAAGCTTCTGAAGAGTTGGCTAAATCTATTGTTGCAGTGGCCAATGGCGCTGGTACTAAGACGACAGCGATACTCACTGACATGAACCAAGTGTTGGCGTCTTCTGCTGGTAACGCTTTGGAAGTTCGTGAAGCCGTTCGCTTCCTGACTGGTGAATACCGCAACCCTCGATTGCTAGAAGTCACCATGGCGTCATGTGCCGAGATGCTTGTGCTAGGTAAGCTTGCGAGCGATACCGAAGATGCACAAGCTAGATTAATGGAAGTCTTGGACAATGGTAAGGCGGCTGAGTGCTTTGGTCGCATGGTCTCAGGTTTAGGTGGCCCTGAAGATTTTGTACAGAATTACGATAACTACTTAGAAAAAGCGGAAGTTATCAAGCCAGTTTATGCCGATAGTGAAGGCGTTGTATCTGCGATGGATACTCGTGCCATTGGCATGGCAGTTGTCGGTATGGGTGGTGGTCGCCGTGTGGCAACTGACACTATCGACTATGCTGTAGGTTTTGATGGCTTTATCCGCCTTGGTCAAACCGCTGACCAAGCCACCCCGCTTGCGATTATTCATGCTCGCAGTGAAGAACAGTGGCAAGAAGCGGCTAACGCACTGCGTGAAGCAATTACAGTGGGTGGTACTTATACCCCAACACCAAATGTTTACCGCCAGATCCGAGCGGAAGACGTATAA
- a CDS encoding TatD family hydrolase, translating into MIDTHCHLDLVARQKNLEIVINEALQAGVTHFIVPGINQDNWAELIKLGEKHAQIYYAFGFHPLFLGGINDNSIQRLKWQLEESFRLSQKCVAVGECGLDFFQGKEQVDEQISLLEQQILLANQFKLPVILHSRKAHQEMIQSLKRTQPDYGGVVHGFSGSYQQAMDYINLGLKIGVGGVITYPRANKTRQTIARLPLESLVFETDAPDMPLSGYQGVPNEPKRVAEVLTSLNTLRTEQKQTIASQVKENSKLLFGICDL; encoded by the coding sequence ATGATAGATACCCACTGCCATTTAGACCTTGTTGCGAGGCAAAAAAATTTAGAAATTGTGATTAATGAGGCGCTTCAAGCGGGCGTAACACACTTCATTGTGCCGGGTATCAATCAAGACAATTGGGCTGAGCTGATAAAACTTGGCGAAAAGCATGCCCAAATTTATTACGCATTCGGATTTCATCCACTGTTTTTAGGTGGGATAAATGACAACTCAATACAGCGGTTGAAGTGGCAACTTGAAGAGTCGTTTCGGCTCAGTCAAAAATGTGTCGCAGTAGGGGAGTGCGGATTAGATTTCTTTCAAGGTAAAGAGCAGGTTGATGAGCAAATTTCGTTACTTGAGCAGCAAATCTTGTTGGCAAACCAATTCAAATTGCCAGTGATATTGCATTCAAGAAAAGCCCACCAAGAGATGATCCAGAGCTTAAAACGGACCCAGCCAGATTATGGAGGTGTGGTTCACGGATTTAGTGGCAGTTATCAGCAAGCGATGGATTACATCAATCTCGGGCTAAAAATTGGTGTCGGTGGGGTGATCACTTACCCGAGAGCGAACAAAACTAGGCAAACGATTGCACGATTACCCTTAGAATCGCTCGTTTTTGAAACAGATGCCCCTGATATGCCATTAAGTGGGTATCAAGGTGTGCCTAATGAGCCGAAAAGAGTCGCTGAGGTGCTAACTTCGTTGAACACCCTGCGAACGGAACAAAAGCAAACGATTGCGTCACAAGTGAAGGAAAATAGCAAATTACTATTTGGCATTTGTGATCTATGA
- the prfC gene encoding peptide chain release factor 3, translating into MSNSPFMQEVSKRRTFAIISHPDAGKTTITEKVLLFGRAIQTAGTVKGRGSAQHAKSDWMEMEKERGISVTTSVMQFPYNDCLVNLLDTPGHEDFSEDTYRTLTAVDSCLMVIDAAKGVEDRTRKLMEVTRLRDTPIVTFMNKLDRDIRDPMELLDEVESELNMACAPISWPIGCGKEFKGVYHIHRDETILYSTGQGHTIQEQRIIKGLDNPELDEAVGDDLAEQLREELELVIGAAPEFDEELFLAGELTPVYFGTALGNFGVDHMLDGLTKWAPQPMPRQANEREVEASEEKFSGFVFKIQANMDPKHRDRIAFMRIVSGTYKQGMKMNHVRLGKQINISDAVTFMAGDRSRAENAYAGDIIGLHNHGTIQIGDTFTQGESLKFSGIPNFAPELFRRIRLRDPLKQKQLLKGLIQLSEEGAVQVFRPLQNNDLIVGAVGVLQFEVVVARLKAEYNVEAIYESVNVATARWVECDDDKKLDEFKRKNQSNLALDGGDNLSYIAPTMVNLNLASERFPDVQFRATREH; encoded by the coding sequence ATGTCGAATTCTCCATTTATGCAGGAAGTGTCTAAGCGTAGAACTTTCGCAATCATCTCTCACCCGGATGCGGGTAAAACCACCATTACTGAAAAGGTTCTACTATTCGGACGCGCTATCCAGACAGCGGGTACGGTAAAAGGTCGTGGCTCAGCGCAACACGCGAAGTCAGACTGGATGGAGATGGAAAAAGAGCGTGGTATCTCGGTAACGACCTCGGTAATGCAGTTCCCATACAACGATTGCCTAGTAAACCTGCTTGATACTCCAGGACACGAAGATTTCTCGGAAGATACTTATCGTACTCTAACCGCAGTAGACTCATGTCTGATGGTTATCGATGCAGCGAAAGGTGTCGAGGATCGTACTCGTAAGCTGATGGAAGTTACCCGTCTGCGTGATACGCCGATCGTCACCTTCATGAACAAACTTGACCGTGATATCCGTGATCCAATGGAGCTTCTGGATGAGGTTGAGAGCGAGCTAAACATGGCGTGTGCGCCAATCTCATGGCCAATCGGTTGTGGTAAAGAGTTCAAAGGTGTTTACCACATCCACCGTGATGAGACGATCCTCTACTCAACAGGTCAAGGCCACACAATCCAAGAGCAGCGCATCATCAAGGGTCTAGACAACCCTGAGCTAGATGAAGCTGTAGGCGACGACCTAGCTGAGCAGCTGCGTGAAGAGCTTGAACTTGTGATAGGTGCAGCACCTGAGTTTGATGAAGAGCTATTCCTAGCAGGTGAACTAACGCCAGTTTACTTCGGTACCGCACTAGGTAACTTCGGTGTAGATCACATGCTAGACGGTCTAACTAAGTGGGCTCCTCAGCCAATGCCACGTCAGGCAAATGAGCGTGAAGTTGAAGCGAGCGAAGAGAAATTCTCTGGCTTCGTATTCAAGATCCAGGCGAACATGGACCCTAAACACCGTGACCGCATCGCATTTATGCGTATCGTATCGGGTACCTACAAACAGGGTATGAAGATGAACCACGTTCGTCTTGGCAAGCAGATCAACATCTCGGATGCGGTAACCTTTATGGCGGGTGACCGTTCTCGTGCGGAAAATGCATACGCAGGTGACATCATCGGTCTGCACAACCACGGTACTATCCAGATTGGTGATACTTTTACTCAAGGTGAATCACTTAAGTTCTCGGGCATTCCAAACTTTGCACCAGAACTGTTCCGTCGTATCCGTCTGCGTGATCCACTAAAGCAGAAGCAACTGTTAAAAGGTTTGATCCAGCTTTCGGAAGAAGGTGCGGTGCAAGTGTTCCGTCCGCTACAAAACAACGATTTGATCGTTGGTGCGGTTGGTGTACTTCAGTTTGAGGTGGTTGTAGCGCGTCTGAAAGCGGAATACAACGTAGAAGCGATCTACGAGAGCGTGAACGTAGCAACAGCTCGTTGGGTTGAGTGTGACGATGACAAGAAACTAGATGAGTTCAAGCGTAAGAACCAATCTAACTTGGCGCTAGATGGTGGTGATAACCTATCTTACATCGCACCAACCATGGTTAACCTAAACCTTGCGAGTGAGCGTTTCCCGGACGTTCAATTCCGTGCAACGCGCGAGCATTAA
- a CDS encoding ABC transporter permease, whose translation MFETIILMLDATLRVATPLILASLAGMFCERSGIVNIALEGKLLASAFAGAATAHVTGSAWLGLCAGIGISVLLALLHGFASITHRGDQVVSGMAINILAAGLTITLGRHWFHQGGQTPALSGDARFAPITLPGAEALADVPVIGLLYSELISGHSILVYLVVLIVPSAWFLLFRTRFGLRLRAVGESPSAVDTAGISVVRMRYAAVAICGVLVGIGGVYLSVAQTAQFIPNMSAGKGYMALAALIFGKWRPFTAMGACLLFGFLDALAIRMQGVSIGDFAIPVQAIEAIPYVLTVFLLAGFIGKAVAPKAIGVPYTKERE comes from the coding sequence ATGTTTGAAACGATTATTCTCATGCTGGATGCTACGTTACGTGTGGCAACTCCACTTATCTTGGCGTCTCTTGCTGGCATGTTCTGTGAGCGCTCAGGCATCGTAAATATCGCCTTGGAAGGTAAATTACTGGCGTCGGCCTTTGCGGGTGCAGCAACAGCGCATGTGACGGGCTCAGCTTGGCTCGGTTTGTGTGCTGGTATTGGTATCTCAGTATTGCTTGCCCTACTCCATGGTTTTGCTTCTATCACTCACCGTGGTGATCAGGTCGTCAGTGGTATGGCGATCAATATCTTAGCTGCTGGTTTAACCATAACCCTTGGTCGTCATTGGTTCCACCAAGGCGGCCAAACTCCAGCGCTTTCGGGTGATGCACGCTTTGCTCCGATCACTCTTCCAGGCGCGGAAGCACTCGCAGATGTCCCTGTCATTGGCCTGCTCTACTCAGAACTTATTAGTGGCCACTCCATATTGGTCTATTTAGTCGTACTGATTGTTCCTTCCGCTTGGTTCTTACTGTTTAGAACACGTTTTGGTTTGCGTTTGCGTGCTGTAGGTGAATCGCCATCTGCGGTTGATACTGCTGGTATCTCTGTGGTGCGGATGCGTTATGCAGCGGTTGCCATTTGTGGGGTTTTAGTCGGTATCGGTGGTGTCTACCTGTCCGTTGCTCAAACGGCGCAGTTTATCCCGAATATGAGTGCAGGTAAGGGCTATATGGCGCTAGCAGCGCTTATCTTTGGTAAGTGGCGTCCGTTTACGGCGATGGGTGCTTGTCTGCTGTTTGGTTTCTTAGATGCGTTAGCCATTCGAATGCAAGGCGTGAGCATCGGTGACTTTGCTATCCCTGTACAAGCCATTGAAGCGATTCCGTACGTACTCACGGTCTTCCTACTCGCAGGCTTTATCGGAAAAGCAGTGGCTCCAAAAGCGATTGGTGTTCCATATACCAAAGAGCGCGAGTAA
- a CDS encoding NupC/NupG family nucleoside CNT transporter, which produces MSLFMSLVGMVVLIAIAVLLSDNRKAINLRTVGGAFAIQFALGAFILYVPWGQEILRSISDAVSSVINYGGEGSGFLFGNLATTFDVGFIFAFRVLPTLIFFSALISVLYYLGIMQWVIKILGGGLQKALGTSRAESMSAAANIFVGQTEAPLVVRPFVPRMTQSELFAVMCGGLASIAGGVLAGYASMGVPVEYLVAASFMAAPGGLLFAKIIKPETEEAIEQLDDISQEGADKPANVIDAAAGGASAGLQLALNVGAMLIAFIGLIALINGMLGGIGGWFGMAELSLEMILGYIFAPLAFLIGVPWAEATVAGEFIGMKTVANEFVAYSQFAPYLAESPEVVLSEKTKAIISFALCGFANLSSIAILLGGLGSLAPKRRPDIARMGVKAVIAGTLSNLMAATIAGFCLSLAGM; this is translated from the coding sequence ATGAGCCTGTTTATGAGCCTGGTTGGCATGGTAGTGCTGATTGCAATCGCAGTTCTACTATCTGACAACCGCAAAGCTATTAATCTACGTACTGTAGGTGGCGCATTTGCCATCCAATTCGCACTGGGTGCGTTCATTCTCTACGTTCCTTGGGGACAAGAGATCCTACGCAGCATTTCTGATGCTGTTTCAAGTGTAATCAACTACGGTGGAGAAGGTTCTGGTTTCCTTTTCGGCAACCTAGCAACAACATTTGATGTAGGTTTCATTTTTGCGTTCCGTGTTCTACCTACTCTAATCTTCTTCTCAGCGCTAATTTCAGTGCTGTACTACCTAGGCATTATGCAGTGGGTTATCAAGATTCTTGGTGGTGGTCTACAAAAAGCACTAGGCACTTCTCGTGCGGAATCTATGTCTGCAGCGGCGAACATCTTCGTTGGTCAAACAGAAGCTCCGCTAGTTGTACGTCCTTTCGTACCTCGCATGACTCAGTCTGAGCTATTCGCAGTAATGTGTGGTGGTCTAGCATCTATCGCTGGTGGTGTACTAGCAGGTTACGCTTCTATGGGTGTGCCAGTTGAATACCTAGTCGCTGCGTCATTCATGGCAGCACCAGGTGGTCTTCTGTTTGCTAAAATCATCAAGCCAGAAACTGAAGAAGCTATTGAGCAACTTGACGATATCAGTCAAGAAGGCGCAGACAAGCCAGCTAACGTTATCGACGCAGCAGCAGGCGGTGCATCTGCAGGTCTTCAACTAGCGCTTAACGTTGGTGCAATGCTAATCGCATTCATCGGTCTGATTGCTCTAATCAACGGTATGCTTGGTGGCATCGGTGGTTGGTTCGGTATGGCTGAGCTAAGCCTAGAGATGATCCTTGGTTACATCTTCGCACCTCTAGCATTCCTAATCGGTGTTCCTTGGGCTGAAGCTACAGTTGCTGGTGAGTTCATCGGTATGAAGACGGTTGCGAACGAATTTGTTGCTTACTCTCAGTTTGCACCTTACCTAGCAGAAAGCCCAGAAGTGGTACTGTCTGAGAAAACTAAAGCAATTATCTCATTTGCTCTATGTGGTTTCGCAAACCTTTCTTCTATTGCGATTCTACTTGGCGGTCTAGGTAGCCTTGCACCTAAACGCCGTCCAGATATCGCTCGCATGGGTGTTAAAGCAGTAATCGCAGGTACGCTATCTAACTTGATGGCCGCTACTATCGCTGGTTTCTGCCTAAGCCTAGCTGGCATGTAA
- a CDS encoding ABC transporter permease translates to MSQAKVPAWVTVALLPAINVLVAFLVSALLFLYIDINPVDAAKVMWTGAFGYAEGFGYTMYYATGFIFTGLAVAVAFHAGLFNIGGEGQAYIGGLGVGLICLTLGEYAPWYIVFPVAIIVGGLFGAAWAFIPAYLQAKRGSHIVITTIMFNFIAASLMAYLLVDILKPENTMATESRVFAASSWLPKMHEILAVFGIEMAASPMNLSFIFALLCCVFVWLFMWHSRWGYEIRSVGSNPSAASYAGINYVKIIVLTMLISGMLAGFFGLNVLQGELHQIKLNFVEGFGFTGIAVALMGRNHPIGVLLASLLFGFLYQGGAELSFEYGVDRNIVVVLQGLVILFSGALEHMFRPSLEKTYLKLFGPKKPDQAEKGVA, encoded by the coding sequence ATGAGCCAAGCAAAAGTACCCGCTTGGGTAACCGTGGCACTCTTGCCTGCAATTAACGTATTAGTTGCTTTTCTGGTATCAGCACTACTGTTTCTTTACATCGACATCAACCCAGTGGATGCGGCAAAAGTGATGTGGACCGGGGCATTTGGCTACGCTGAAGGCTTTGGTTACACCATGTATTACGCCACTGGCTTCATCTTCACCGGACTGGCTGTCGCCGTCGCATTCCATGCAGGTCTGTTTAACATTGGTGGTGAAGGTCAGGCATATATTGGTGGCCTTGGGGTCGGCCTTATCTGTTTAACACTCGGTGAGTATGCCCCTTGGTATATCGTCTTCCCAGTGGCGATCATTGTTGGCGGTCTGTTTGGTGCAGCCTGGGCATTTATCCCAGCTTACCTGCAAGCAAAACGCGGCTCACACATTGTTATCACCACCATTATGTTCAACTTCATCGCTGCATCCTTGATGGCGTACCTTCTGGTCGATATCTTGAAGCCAGAAAATACCATGGCAACGGAGAGTCGTGTATTTGCGGCGTCGAGTTGGCTACCTAAGATGCATGAAATTCTTGCGGTTTTCGGTATCGAAATGGCGGCAAGCCCGATGAATCTGAGCTTTATTTTTGCCCTGCTTTGCTGTGTATTTGTGTGGTTGTTTATGTGGCACTCACGCTGGGGATACGAGATCCGCTCGGTCGGCTCTAACCCATCAGCCGCAAGCTATGCAGGCATCAATTACGTTAAGATCATTGTATTAACCATGCTTATTTCTGGCATGTTAGCGGGCTTCTTTGGTCTAAACGTTCTGCAAGGTGAGCTTCACCAGATCAAACTCAACTTTGTTGAAGGCTTTGGTTTTACTGGAATCGCAGTGGCACTGATGGGACGTAACCACCCAATCGGTGTATTGCTCGCTAGTTTACTGTTTGGCTTCCTTTATCAAGGGGGCGCTGAGCTCAGCTTTGAATATGGCGTCGACCGTAACATCGTAGTTGTATTGCAAGGTTTGGTTATATTGTTCTCTGGCGCACTAGAACATATGTTCCGCCCAAGCCTTGAGAAAACTTACCTGAAACTGTTTGGCCCGAAGAAACCAGACCAAGCTGAGAAAGGAGTCGCTTGA
- a CDS encoding BMP family ABC transporter substrate-binding protein yields the protein MKKTILKASALAVAVASFGAFAAKPAVVYDTAGKFDKSFNEAVFQKGVKVFKADKGISVREFEPQNEAQREQGLRRLASRGFTPIVAVGFNMASAVEKVATEFPDIQFTIIDMVVDKPNVQSIIFKEHEGSFLVGALAAKTSATGKVGFVGGMDIPLIRKFECGYRQGAMHANPQVETFQNMTGSTPAAFADPAKGSELAKSQFSKGVDVIYAAAGGTGMGVYQAAKDAGKYAIGVDSNQNHLQPGTMLTSMVKKVGLAAYNSWEEAEQGNWSAGIKVLGLKEGAVEWAYDEHNQALVSEDMKAYLASLQEDIIAGKIKVHDYMADNTCNF from the coding sequence GTGAAAAAAACTATTCTAAAAGCATCTGCTCTTGCAGTGGCAGTCGCATCATTTGGTGCATTTGCAGCAAAACCAGCCGTGGTTTACGACACAGCAGGTAAATTCGATAAATCATTTAACGAAGCTGTATTCCAAAAAGGCGTAAAAGTTTTTAAAGCCGATAAAGGCATCTCAGTACGTGAATTCGAACCACAAAACGAAGCTCAGCGTGAACAAGGTCTCCGCCGTCTTGCTAGCCGTGGTTTCACTCCTATCGTTGCTGTCGGTTTCAACATGGCATCTGCGGTTGAGAAAGTTGCGACTGAGTTCCCTGATATTCAGTTCACTATCATCGACATGGTGGTAGACAAACCAAACGTTCAGTCAATCATCTTTAAAGAGCACGAAGGCTCATTCCTTGTCGGTGCACTAGCAGCTAAGACCTCTGCAACAGGCAAAGTAGGTTTTGTTGGTGGTATGGACATTCCATTGATCCGTAAGTTTGAGTGTGGTTACCGCCAAGGTGCAATGCACGCTAACCCACAAGTGGAAACATTCCAAAATATGACTGGCTCAACTCCAGCGGCTTTTGCTGACCCAGCAAAAGGCTCTGAGCTAGCAAAATCTCAGTTCTCTAAAGGTGTGGATGTAATCTACGCTGCTGCTGGTGGTACGGGTATGGGTGTTTACCAAGCCGCAAAAGATGCAGGTAAATACGCTATCGGTGTAGATTCAAACCAAAACCATCTACAACCAGGCACCATGCTAACGTCTATGGTGAAAAAAGTTGGCCTTGCTGCTTACAACTCTTGGGAAGAAGCTGAGCAAGGTAATTGGAGTGCTGGCATCAAAGTGCTTGGTCTAAAAGAAGGTGCGGTTGAGTGGGCTTATGATGAGCACAACCAAGCGTTAGTTTCGGAAGATATGAAAGCATACCTAGCTAGCCTGCAAGAAGACATCATCGCAGGAAAGATCAAAGTTCATGATTACATGGCAGATAACACCTGTAACTTCTAA
- the deoC gene encoding deoxyribose-phosphate aldolase, whose protein sequence is MSDLKAAALRALKLMDLTTLNDDDTDEKVIALCHDAKSPVGNTAAICIYPRFIPVAKKTLREQGTPEVRIATVTNFPHGNDDIEIAVAETKAAIAYGADEVDVVFPYRALIAGNEEVGFELVKQVKEACGDILLKVIIETGELKEEALIKKASEISIKAGADFIKTSTGKVPVNATPEYARMMLEVIRDMDVAAKVGFKPAGGVRTAEDAAAYLAMADDILGADWADNMHYRFGASSLLTNLLNTLEVSDETADPAAY, encoded by the coding sequence ATGAGCGATTTAAAAGCAGCAGCATTGCGCGCGCTAAAACTTATGGACCTAACCACGCTAAATGACGACGACACTGATGAAAAAGTGATTGCGCTTTGTCATGATGCGAAATCACCTGTAGGTAACACAGCAGCAATCTGTATTTACCCTCGCTTTATTCCGGTTGCGAAGAAAACGCTGCGCGAACAAGGTACGCCTGAAGTTCGCATTGCAACAGTAACTAACTTCCCACACGGTAACGACGATATCGAGATTGCCGTTGCTGAAACCAAAGCGGCGATCGCTTACGGCGCAGATGAAGTTGACGTGGTATTCCCGTACCGTGCACTTATCGCTGGTAATGAAGAAGTGGGCTTTGAACTTGTGAAGCAAGTGAAAGAAGCTTGTGGTGATATCCTTCTTAAAGTGATCATCGAAACTGGTGAACTAAAAGAGGAAGCATTGATCAAGAAAGCTTCTGAAATTTCTATCAAAGCAGGTGCTGATTTCATCAAGACTTCAACAGGTAAAGTGCCAGTTAACGCTACCCCTGAATATGCACGTATGATGCTCGAAGTTATCCGTGATATGGACGTTGCAGCTAAGGTTGGCTTTAAGCCAGCTGGCGGCGTTCGTACGGCGGAAGACGCAGCAGCTTACCTTGCGATGGCAGATGACATCCTAGGCGCTGACTGGGCAGACAACATGCACTACCGCTTTGGTGCATCAAGCCTACTAACAAACCTTCTTAATACATTAGAAGTGAGTGACGAAACTGCAGACCCTGCAGCTTACTAA
- a CDS encoding DUF1427 family protein, protein MNEVLLATLAGFVVGILFSALKLPIPAPPVLSGVMGIVGVYLGGMAYHWIIERFFS, encoded by the coding sequence ATGAACGAAGTGTTATTAGCGACACTGGCAGGATTTGTCGTTGGCATCTTATTTTCTGCGCTTAAGTTGCCTATTCCTGCCCCTCCAGTGCTTTCTGGAGTGATGGGAATTGTTGGGGTGTACTTAGGCGGCATGGCTTACCATTGGATCATTGAACGATTCTTCAGCTGA